One segment of Pseudanabaena sp. ABRG5-3 DNA contains the following:
- a CDS encoding CHAT domain-containing protein, protein MNSPSSQAQLKLIIQLLACPSGQEPELLAANITLVNTDLVEMMMQIAGNLPQQAGKKDAEWLVDLARKLAEFPSLMSQEDTGSADSSNWTDRHRFFMQVLEAIIESRGNLQDIYPLIEHNLHLVDINWIDLLQNWLSSIIQQNKIEKNATGRAEIVAAVLYNMGNLFLDFPQGSLSLNLEIAIASYQLALDIYRQLGLQQNLFQTLTNLGSVYSKKAETGIYPPANLQAIECYIEASQILRALGLPESLSLTLTNLGIAYCDRADFGIDPATNLEQAITSHLEAVEIRRQLGLSLDLSVTFTNLGNAYLAQAELGIEPVNNLKKTIDAYLESIKIRRKLKLEKSLSAPLINLGNAYRTQAQMGIEPVLNLQRAIETYKEAVSILRQHRQERDLSTVLNSLANTYRTQAELGIEPVLNLQRAIKTYTEATQILSQSELQRDLCQTLNNLGIAYRTQANLGIDPVINLNKAIRTYQEAAQVLRQLGLQRDLSATLNNLGIAYRTQAELGIEPAANLQWAINTYTEAAKIFQQLKLDRELSHTLNNLGGAYYMKAEFGIEPAVSLLEAINTYIKAVAIRRHLGWERDLSQTLNNLGTAYLTQAQLQIDPVINLQRAISTYTEAAQILQSDLEWELSTILDNLGTTYRTQAQQQIEPDINLQRAIEAYTQAVQIRRRAGFERGLSQTLNNLATAYRTQVELGIDPDVNRQSAVVAYREALQTFDPQVLPVDCLRTGRNLGNFALSQEWWEIAIEGYTPAINAVEQTRFSSLSESRKKEVTEGAIQVYRNIVQTYIQLQQYDKALEYVDRSKTRNLVELLTTRDLTPKGDIPSDTLHHLQTLRQELLIAERRLNPDLERLNTLRQELDTYIQTYIQPIDPSFSLTQKVNPINFATMRETLTDYRSALVAWYVMGDRILTFIVTRQTYRPHLIELAKDSRQALIELANQYLNCYTKDKTAWKTQLPDFLQEIATLLNLSSVLQHIPDTCDQLILVPHLFLHLLPLHALPIEEEGGKSYLLDRFPHGLHYAPSIQLLQLSQTWSRPSFQRFFGVQNPTEDLSFTDLEVATIRTSFHPYDEVLERHQAQKESLTSERLAQTNIAHFSCHGYFNLETPSQSALLLAGSNTRSATISNDQTHFWASRDGGEIDLEKCLTLGDIFALDLRQCRLTTLSACETGLTDFKSLSDEYIGLPSGFLYAGSPSVVSSLWTVNDLSTAFLMIKFYQNIQAVHSVAVALNQAQLWLRDITKIELKAWITAKSLPLDPTMRQNLAKRLHKLQDDQKPFQTPFHWAAFCAIGK, encoded by the coding sequence ATGAATTCCCCATCCAGTCAAGCACAATTGAAATTAATTATACAACTCCTTGCGTGTCCTAGTGGGCAAGAACCAGAACTGCTGGCTGCGAATATAACGTTAGTAAATACCGATTTGGTTGAGATGATGATGCAGATAGCTGGGAATTTGCCGCAGCAGGCTGGGAAAAAAGATGCTGAATGGTTGGTTGATTTAGCACGAAAATTAGCAGAATTTCCCAGCCTTATGTCGCAAGAAGATACAGGGTCTGCCGATTCATCAAACTGGACAGATCGACATCGATTTTTCATGCAAGTCTTGGAAGCAATTATTGAAAGTAGAGGCAATTTACAGGATATCTATCCTTTAATAGAACATAACTTACATCTAGTTGACATTAATTGGATTGATTTGTTGCAGAACTGGCTCTCTAGTATTATCCAACAGAATAAGATTGAGAAAAATGCTACTGGTCGGGCTGAAATCGTTGCGGCAGTTCTTTACAATATGGGGAATTTATTCTTAGATTTTCCACAAGGTTCTCTGTCTCTTAATCTGGAAATTGCCATTGCAAGTTATCAGTTGGCTTTGGATATCTATCGTCAATTAGGACTGCAACAGAACTTGTTTCAGACTCTCACTAATTTAGGGAGTGTCTACAGTAAAAAAGCAGAAACGGGAATTTATCCCCCTGCCAATTTGCAAGCAATTGAATGCTATATAGAGGCCAGCCAAATTTTACGTGCATTAGGTTTGCCGGAAAGTTTATCACTCACTCTAACTAACTTAGGAATTGCATATTGCGATCGCGCAGATTTCGGAATCGATCCAGCCACTAACTTAGAGCAGGCGATCACATCTCACTTAGAAGCAGTCGAAATTCGTCGTCAACTTGGTTTGTCATTGGATTTATCAGTAACTTTCACAAATTTGGGGAATGCTTATCTTGCTCAAGCAGAATTAGGTATTGAACCTGTTAATAATCTCAAAAAAACGATAGATGCTTATCTAGAGTCTATCAAGATTCGCCGAAAATTGAAACTAGAAAAAAGTTTATCTGCACCCCTCATTAACTTAGGAAATGCTTACCGCACCCAAGCTCAAATGGGAATTGAGCCTGTTCTCAATCTGCAACGAGCGATCGAGACTTATAAAGAAGCTGTTTCTATCCTGCGTCAACATAGACAAGAACGAGATTTATCCACAGTTCTCAACAGTTTAGCTAATACCTACCGAACTCAAGCAGAGTTAGGAATTGAGCCTGTTCTCAATCTGCAACGGGCGATCAAGACCTATACAGAAGCCACTCAAATCCTCTCTCAATCAGAACTGCAACGAGACTTGTGTCAAACTTTGAATAATTTAGGTATTGCTTATCGTACTCAAGCTAATTTAGGAATCGATCCTGTTATAAATCTGAACAAAGCTATTCGCACTTATCAAGAAGCCGCCCAAGTTCTTCGTCAACTGGGGCTTCAACGAGATTTGTCTGCGACACTCAATAATCTAGGTATTGCTTATCGTACTCAAGCTGAATTGGGGATAGAACCTGCTGCAAATTTGCAATGGGCGATCAACACCTATACAGAAGCAGCCAAAATTTTCCAGCAATTAAAATTGGATCGCGAGTTAAGTCATACCCTCAATAATTTGGGAGGTGCTTACTACATGAAAGCCGAATTTGGGATAGAACCTGCTGTTAGTTTACTGGAGGCGATCAATACCTATATCAAAGCAGTTGCAATCCGTCGTCATCTTGGATGGGAACGGGATCTATCCCAAACCCTGAATAATCTGGGAACGGCATACCTTACCCAAGCTCAACTACAAATCGATCCAGTTATTAATCTACAACGAGCGATCAGTACCTATACAGAAGCCGCGCAAATTCTTCAGTCAGATCTGGAATGGGAATTGTCCACAATTTTAGACAACTTAGGAACAACTTATCGCACCCAAGCCCAACAGCAAATAGAGCCTGACATCAATCTACAACGAGCGATTGAAGCCTACACCCAAGCCGTCCAAATTCGTCGCAGGGCTGGGTTTGAGCGAGGTTTATCTCAAACACTTAACAACTTAGCCACGGCTTACCGCACTCAAGTTGAATTAGGGATCGACCCCGATGTAAATCGTCAGTCCGCAGTTGTGGCGTATCGAGAGGCTTTACAGACTTTTGACCCTCAAGTTTTGCCAGTGGATTGTCTCAGAACAGGGCGTAATTTGGGTAATTTTGCTTTATCTCAAGAATGGTGGGAAATCGCGATCGAAGGCTACACTCCCGCCATTAATGCTGTCGAGCAAACTCGTTTTTCGTCGCTCTCTGAATCTCGGAAAAAAGAAGTAACAGAAGGAGCGATTCAGGTCTATCGCAACATCGTTCAAACGTATATCCAACTTCAGCAATACGATAAAGCCCTAGAATATGTCGATCGCAGCAAAACCCGCAACCTCGTCGAACTCCTTACCACACGCGATCTTACACCTAAAGGAGACATTCCCTCCGACACGCTCCATCATCTGCAAACTCTACGGCAAGAACTCCTAATTGCAGAACGCCGCCTCAATCCCGATCTAGAACGACTCAATACTTTACGTCAGGAACTGGATACTTACATTCAAACATATATCCAGCCGATCGACCCCAGTTTCTCACTCACCCAAAAAGTCAACCCGATCAACTTTGCTACCATGCGAGAAACACTAACTGACTATCGCTCTGCACTTGTAGCTTGGTATGTTATGGGTGATCGCATACTCACCTTTATTGTCACCCGTCAAACGTATCGACCTCATCTCATTGAATTGGCAAAAGATTCACGCCAAGCCTTGATCGAGCTGGCAAACCAATATCTCAACTGTTATACCAAAGATAAAACAGCTTGGAAAACCCAATTACCCGATTTTTTGCAAGAAATTGCCACTTTACTCAATCTTTCATCTGTACTTCAGCATATCCCCGATACGTGCGATCAGCTCATTCTAGTTCCTCATCTATTTCTGCATTTGTTGCCCCTCCATGCCTTGCCTATTGAAGAGGAGGGAGGGAAATCTTACTTGCTCGATCGCTTTCCTCATGGCCTTCACTATGCTCCCAGCATTCAATTACTACAACTGAGCCAAACCTGGAGCCGCCCATCATTCCAACGTTTTTTCGGTGTGCAGAATCCCACAGAAGATCTCAGTTTTACCGATCTAGAAGTAGCAACTATCCGCACCAGCTTTCATCCTTACGACGAAGTATTAGAGCGACACCAAGCCCAGAAAGAATCTCTAACCTCAGAACGTCTTGCCCAAACCAATATCGCTCATTTCTCCTGTCATGGTTATTTTAACCTTGAAACACCCAGTCAGTCTGCTCTGCTTTTGGCAGGAAGCAACACCAGATCTGCGACGATTTCTAACGATCAAACGCACTTTTGGGCGAGTCGCGATGGAGGTGAAATTGACCTAGAAAAATGCCTTACTCTCGGTGATATCTTTGCCTTAGATCTGCGCCAATGTCGCCTCACTACCCTTTCTGCCTGTGAAACAGGTCTGACGGATTTTAAATCTCTCAGTGATGAATATATTGGTTTACCCAGTGGTTTTCTCTATGCAGGCAGCCCCAGTGTAGTCAGCAGTCTTTGGACAGTTAACGATCTATCGACAGCTTTTTTGATGATTAAGTTTTATCAAAATATACAAGCTGTTCATTCAGTTGCAGTTGCCCTCAATCAAGCTCAACTTTGGCTGAGAGATATAACAAAGATTGAATTAAAAGCATGGATAACAGCTAAGTCACTTCCGCTTGATCCGACCATGCGACAGAACCTTGCAAAAAGACTACACAAGTTGCAAGATGACCAAAAACCCTTTCAAACCCCGTTTCATTGGGCGGCATTTTGCGCGATCGGGAAGTAG
- a CDS encoding transposase: MPQNASRIYNELTKFGSQYSDWSDVRHLGVMVWMMVGMIATGSVNLTKWLSHINTKALIAQSTQRQLSRWLNNPRINPAKLYSPVIKELLSNWKEQEIYLSFDTSQLWKEYCIIRLCVVHRGRALPLCWRVIEHRSSSVDMSSYRDMFQRASKLLPVNVKVILLADRGFANPELVRYVSELKWQCRIRIKGNFWIHHPKNRWQTVNQLHLRLGEAKLLHNVQVHKTESKRLTNMHIAAAWESHSREHWYILSTEPTSIQTFWEYGLRFDIEENFLDDKSNGFDLESSRLRSAPAISRLCFVVAMTTLFLTAQGLAVANSGFRRLVDPHWFRGLSYLKIGWNWIHSALTKNWAFFPSYSFTSYLDSDPAIASRPKHCQKSFRIEFYVSTLDCTS, translated from the coding sequence ATGCCCCAAAACGCCTCACGTATCTATAATGAACTAACAAAATTCGGGAGTCAATACAGTGACTGGTCAGATGTGCGCCATTTAGGAGTAATGGTGTGGATGATGGTGGGAATGATCGCCACAGGGAGTGTAAATTTAACAAAATGGCTAAGCCACATCAACACCAAAGCATTAATCGCTCAAAGTACACAAAGGCAACTGTCAAGATGGCTAAATAATCCACGGATCAATCCCGCCAAGCTCTACAGTCCAGTGATTAAAGAGTTATTGTCAAACTGGAAAGAGCAAGAAATCTATCTAAGTTTTGATACGAGCCAACTGTGGAAAGAATACTGCATAATTCGATTGTGTGTAGTGCATCGGGGAAGAGCCTTGCCCTTATGTTGGCGTGTTATCGAACATCGCAGTAGCAGTGTGGATATGAGTAGCTATCGGGACATGTTTCAACGTGCATCAAAACTGTTACCCGTGAATGTCAAAGTAATTTTATTAGCTGACCGAGGATTTGCTAATCCAGAATTGGTGCGCTATGTAAGTGAATTAAAGTGGCAATGTCGGATTAGGATCAAAGGGAATTTCTGGATACATCACCCCAAGAATCGCTGGCAAACTGTCAACCAATTACATCTTCGTCTTGGTGAAGCCAAGTTGCTCCACAATGTCCAAGTCCATAAAACTGAGTCCAAGCGTCTTACCAATATGCATATTGCGGCGGCTTGGGAATCCCATAGCCGAGAGCATTGGTATATTCTCAGCACTGAACCCACATCAATCCAGACTTTTTGGGAGTATGGTCTCAGATTCGATATTGAGGAGAATTTCTTGGATGACAAATCCAATGGCTTTGACTTGGAATCTTCGCGTTTACGTTCGGCTCCTGCTATTTCCCGCCTTTGTTTCGTTGTTGCCATGACCACTTTGTTTTTGACTGCTCAAGGGCTAGCAGTTGCCAATTCTGGCTTTCGTCGTTTGGTTGATCCTCATTGGTTTCGTGGGCTTAGTTATCTCAAGATTGGCTGGAACTGGATTCACTCAGCTCTTACGAAAAACTGGGCTTTCTTCCCTTCTTACTCTTTTACTTCTTATCTGGACTCCGATCCTGCTATTGCTTCTCGTCCAAAACATTGTCAGAAGAGCTTTCGTATTGAGTTCTATGTTTCTACTCTCGACTGTACTTCCTAG
- a CDS encoding RecQ family ATP-dependent DNA helicase → MIDILPSDSSIPDKIFLGSSIDKILREYAYIDLEVDLKEEIHRIGLASLILEQDFKVIKSAQTSLESLREQGLHICGHNFRRFDYKYLITQFPTLDPWVIIDTLELSIIAFPLERSHKLNKDYKLSEYATNNPLEDALATRSLLEAILNALKTKPAKLLDIYAYLFSCGEDSASEAYRQFFGIDKCLLPNTNELPPEVIAELDIENFISFIDQATTLSFDQKLCVAGILAWNYESNITKTKQPLGGWISRLPDFPSIFNQLRPVKFPREFTYQPYLKDFKVSSFRSIQEKAIQDILAGKNPLILMATGGGKSLCYQLPAWMLSQRQKGFTIVISPLQALMEDQVKGLEEKGFIFSTFINGNITASERRERLDELRNGGKDLLFISPEQLRSLSIRSLLEERLPSLIVFDEAHCISQWGHDFRPDYRYAPKFIVELYQEQKRDLPLMAFLTATATLDVRSDIKKLFEKYDIKITEISSSSIRKNLKYRIVSANKQDKDRLAIEQVRSALSQDGAILVYTATRKNTEKIAGLLNENQIDARFYHGKISREDKQEILEKFKAKEVNVIVATCAFGMGIDRPDVRSVIHHSISGNLESYVQEAGRAGRDEHPAICTLLFDPQDADTTFFLQSLNQLSETDLRNLFIAVRSLRDRIQTGKVSEDYFWVSVNEIFQSSDLDEEFALEYEQKDTKIKVALQYLEAFGMVERAENQSTFVEFELLQQSPEDSHKVFDLYARANNLPKERTEEFHRLISAMHIAKAYCQDKTAPYPLEQLSERAGINIKVLKKFIKELDIANVCTSKIPITLLITKIDRGNRKNDARNIYEKYKTLEKQIVEEIVNLIGNREQRQINCKGLATRLDPSHNQKLSAGKILEILEGWKSLKWLDLKQFNRDVVIVNNFSVPEHLDTHRIFIEKIIEVIYSSLGELSGSKLHLRQDLVQLLSAVNQLSSPMVWELQDLEKALAWMHRHRIVRIADGLNLFQQSMKVRVIKTAKVTKIEREYPRTVKLHYEEQVRRTHLMLDYGERHKQKDCDPQEYIEKYFSLSRSEFTTAYPNTDDDAAKRPVTQQDYDLIISPLNPVQHEIVLSEASAISVIAGPGSGKTRTIVHRIAYLVKVKRVDPARIIALAYNRNAVRELRMRLQTLIGAAASRLRVNTFHGLALAILGRTVDPTSISSQDSNGLFANLIKDACDLIEEDIEDEDRQLQIIKLLGCTEYLFVDEYQDVAEQEYRLVKLIAGLQNQSAEEQSRSVQTNICVIGDDDQNIYEWRGTSNRYIRSFQAEYQAKQFLLTENYRSTEPIIAVSNRLILHNSDRLKSGEDQQVRIDNDRVVQSELEAQDLRFDSVAHQAKYIMLQVKKWLDLGVQYNEIAILARNWDYLNEVRVLLDLNAGIPTYSLKSVGIKLIRNLSTQLLITYLEENPHHVISNQESVQSYFVQFFEKTSRNLSEPTVKTLIKIAEDIDKERGYGFEDLSTPITISEIITSIYEFNESPDVSIEHDEILVTTCHGAKGLEFRYVILIADGFSERRDQIESERRLFYVGPD, encoded by the coding sequence ATGATCGACATTTTACCTAGCGATAGTTCTATTCCAGATAAGATTTTTCTTGGTAGCAGTATAGATAAGATCCTCAGAGAATACGCTTATATCGATCTTGAAGTAGATCTAAAAGAAGAAATTCATCGAATAGGTTTAGCATCTTTAATTCTGGAGCAAGACTTTAAAGTAATTAAATCTGCTCAAACAAGCCTAGAGTCTTTACGCGAACAAGGCTTACATATTTGTGGGCATAATTTTCGTCGCTTTGATTATAAATATCTAATTACTCAGTTTCCGACGCTCGATCCTTGGGTAATTATCGACACTTTAGAGCTATCGATCATCGCATTTCCCTTAGAACGATCGCACAAACTCAACAAAGACTACAAGCTCAGCGAATATGCAACCAATAATCCCCTTGAAGATGCTCTCGCGACTAGAAGCCTATTAGAGGCAATTTTAAATGCTCTGAAGACTAAGCCAGCAAAACTTTTGGATATATACGCTTATTTGTTCAGTTGCGGAGAAGACTCAGCAAGTGAGGCATATCGTCAATTTTTTGGTATAGATAAATGCTTGTTACCTAATACCAATGAGCTACCACCAGAGGTGATCGCCGAGCTAGATATCGAAAACTTCATTAGCTTTATTGATCAAGCAACCACACTCAGTTTTGACCAAAAGTTATGTGTAGCTGGAATACTTGCTTGGAATTATGAATCTAACATCACTAAAACAAAACAGCCGTTAGGAGGATGGATAAGCCGACTCCCAGATTTCCCTTCTATTTTCAACCAGTTACGCCCAGTTAAATTTCCACGAGAATTTACTTATCAACCATATTTAAAAGACTTTAAGGTTTCAAGCTTTCGTTCTATCCAAGAAAAAGCCATACAAGATATTCTTGCAGGTAAAAACCCTCTAATCTTGATGGCAACTGGCGGCGGCAAATCCCTTTGCTATCAGCTTCCTGCTTGGATGCTATCTCAGAGGCAAAAAGGCTTTACTATCGTTATCTCGCCTCTTCAGGCATTAATGGAAGACCAAGTAAAAGGACTCGAAGAAAAAGGGTTTATTTTTTCTACCTTTATCAATGGGAATATTACAGCGTCTGAAAGACGAGAGAGATTAGATGAATTACGGAATGGAGGAAAAGATCTACTCTTTATCAGCCCCGAACAATTGCGATCGCTTAGCATCAGATCTTTGCTTGAAGAGCGTTTGCCATCCCTAATCGTGTTTGACGAGGCACACTGTATCAGCCAGTGGGGACATGATTTTAGACCAGATTATCGTTATGCTCCTAAATTTATTGTCGAACTCTATCAAGAGCAAAAGCGCGATCTACCTCTAATGGCATTTTTGACCGCAACTGCTACACTTGATGTAAGGTCAGATATCAAAAAACTATTTGAAAAATATGACATCAAGATTACCGAAATATCCTCAAGCAGCATTCGGAAAAATCTAAAATATCGGATTGTATCTGCTAATAAGCAAGATAAAGATAGATTAGCCATCGAACAAGTTAGAAGTGCGCTCTCACAGGATGGAGCGATTCTAGTCTATACAGCAACTCGTAAAAACACTGAGAAAATAGCAGGTTTGCTCAACGAAAATCAAATTGATGCAAGATTTTATCACGGCAAAATCTCAAGAGAAGATAAGCAAGAAATTTTAGAAAAGTTTAAAGCCAAAGAAGTAAATGTAATTGTGGCGACTTGTGCTTTTGGTATGGGAATCGATCGCCCAGATGTGAGATCGGTTATTCATCACAGTATATCTGGTAATTTAGAGTCATACGTCCAAGAAGCAGGAAGGGCAGGGCGAGACGAGCACCCAGCTATCTGCACCTTACTATTTGACCCTCAAGATGCTGACACGACTTTCTTTCTTCAGAGTCTAAATCAGCTATCAGAAACCGATTTACGTAACTTATTTATTGCCGTTCGCTCTCTCCGCGATCGCATTCAAACTGGGAAAGTTTCAGAAGATTATTTCTGGGTGTCGGTAAATGAAATATTCCAAAGTAGCGACCTCGACGAAGAATTCGCTTTAGAGTACGAGCAGAAAGATACAAAAATCAAAGTAGCACTACAATATCTCGAAGCCTTCGGCATGGTCGAACGGGCAGAAAACCAGTCTACTTTCGTAGAATTTGAACTTCTTCAACAATCTCCTGAAGATTCTCATAAAGTATTCGATCTCTATGCTCGTGCTAATAATTTACCCAAGGAACGCACAGAAGAGTTTCACAGATTGATTTCAGCTATGCACATCGCTAAAGCTTACTGCCAAGATAAAACTGCACCTTATCCCCTAGAACAGTTGAGCGAACGCGCAGGTATCAATATCAAAGTATTAAAGAAATTTATTAAAGAATTGGATATTGCAAATGTATGCACATCCAAGATCCCAATTACTCTACTCATCACTAAAATTGATAGAGGTAATAGGAAGAATGATGCCAGAAACATTTACGAAAAGTATAAAACTTTAGAAAAGCAGATCGTTGAAGAAATCGTAAATCTCATAGGCAATCGCGAACAAAGGCAAATCAACTGTAAAGGACTGGCTACAAGACTAGATCCATCTCATAATCAAAAATTGAGTGCGGGGAAAATTCTGGAAATTTTAGAGGGGTGGAAATCCCTAAAATGGCTGGATTTAAAACAGTTTAATCGCGATGTGGTGATAGTAAATAATTTTTCTGTACCCGAACATTTAGATACCCATAGAATTTTTATTGAAAAGATAATCGAGGTCATATATTCATCTCTTGGCGAACTTAGTGGATCTAAGCTTCATCTAAGACAAGATTTAGTTCAATTGCTTTCAGCAGTAAATCAGCTTTCTAGTCCTATGGTATGGGAATTGCAGGATTTAGAAAAAGCCTTAGCTTGGATGCATCGCCATAGAATCGTAAGAATTGCCGATGGCTTAAACCTGTTTCAGCAATCTATGAAAGTTAGAGTAATTAAGACTGCTAAGGTAACAAAAATCGAAAGAGAATATCCAAGAACGGTCAAGCTTCATTACGAAGAGCAAGTCCGCCGAACTCACCTCATGCTTGACTATGGCGAACGGCACAAACAAAAAGATTGCGACCCACAGGAGTATATAGAGAAATATTTTTCTCTCTCACGTTCAGAATTTACAACCGCTTATCCCAACACCGATGACGATGCCGCTAAGCGACCAGTTACTCAGCAAGATTACGATCTTATTATCAGTCCACTTAATCCCGTTCAGCATGAAATAGTCTTGTCTGAAGCTTCAGCAATATCGGTCATCGCAGGACCAGGCTCTGGTAAAACTCGCACCATCGTCCACCGTATAGCCTATCTAGTTAAAGTCAAAAGAGTAGATCCCGCTCGTATTATTGCTTTAGCTTATAACCGAAACGCTGTTCGAGAGCTAAGAATGCGTTTACAGACTCTGATTGGAGCCGCAGCTTCTCGACTTAGGGTTAATACTTTTCATGGACTAGCCTTAGCTATTCTTGGTCGTACCGTCGATCCAACGAGCATTTCTTCACAAGATTCAAATGGTCTTTTCGCCAATCTAATAAAAGATGCCTGCGATTTAATTGAGGAAGATATAGAAGATGAAGATCGACAATTACAGATTATCAAGCTTCTAGGCTGTACTGAGTATCTCTTTGTAGATGAATATCAAGATGTTGCCGAGCAAGAATATCGCTTGGTAAAACTAATTGCGGGATTGCAAAATCAAAGCGCTGAAGAGCAATCTCGCTCAGTTCAAACTAATATTTGTGTAATTGGCGATGACGATCAAAACATCTATGAATGGCGCGGCACTAGCAATAGATATATCCGATCTTTCCAAGCCGAATATCAAGCTAAGCAGTTTTTACTAACCGAGAACTACCGCTCTACTGAGCCGATTATTGCTGTATCAAATCGATTAATTCTACATAATAGCGATCGCTTAAAAAGTGGTGAAGATCAACAGGTCAGAATTGACAATGACCGAGTAGTACAAAGCGAACTAGAAGCTCAAGATCTAAGATTTGACAGTGTTGCCCATCAAGCAAAATACATCATGCTACAAGTGAAAAAATGGCTAGATTTAGGCGTTCAATACAACGAAATTGCCATTTTAGCCAGAAACTGGGACTACCTCAATGAAGTAAGAGTCTTACTAGATCTTAATGCTGGAATACCTACTTATTCTCTTAAAAGCGTTGGGATAAAATTAATTCGCAATCTATCAACTCAACTTTTAATTACTTACCTAGAAGAAAACCCTCATCATGTCATTTCTAATCAAGAGTCAGTGCAATCTTACTTTGTTCAATTCTTTGAAAAAACTAGCCGAAATTTATCCGAGCCAACTGTTAAGACACTAATTAAAATTGCTGAGGATATTGATAAGGAAAGAGGATACGGCTTTGAAGATTTATCTACTCCAATTACGATTAGTGAGATTATTACCTCAATTTACGAATTCAATGAAAGCCCTGATGTTTCGATCGAACATGATGAAATATTAGTTACCACATGTCATGGAGCAAAAGGGCTTGAGTTTCGCTATGTCATCTTAATTGCCGATGGTTTCTCTGAGCGTAGAGACCAAATTGAGTCAGAGCGAAGACTATTCTATGTTGGCCCTGATTGA
- a CDS encoding helix-turn-helix transcriptional regulator produces MIKKDTNFPYSDRQAFDRLILLIATLIHNPGVGYSAPDSFESEKKEHHNAIKELQIKFWETAKSHHISLPEGYPSLPTIRKDLEYLRQRGILDKRMYRWGYYVGTGVMSLDELQSALNALSSQAQYQGDAQSRRIYETVTKRLKGIDLENQGKFLYPIRQTLNRSVGHTDPEEMIRLGENQNNLFHKIETVEAAIMNGHAIEIHRTKDSYGTGRIGYLQVFPLQLIYYDIAWYIIYEYCDNNHLAIRRVNRFTNYCKVLSSKTRTINEQHKRLQDAHKLRENGWGLYLGSVEEQQQELVGKSIFETVKVRFFPPAIDFIMEGDRRHAKHKIIKGYKDKRTGQPTYVDYIIKLPERSFKEFSLWVFRHMNYAQVMAPSKLVQVHKEAAQKLLERYQKDSCCK; encoded by the coding sequence ATGATCAAAAAAGATACTAACTTTCCCTATAGTGATCGCCAAGCATTTGATCGATTGATTTTACTGATCGCTACTCTGATACACAATCCAGGAGTGGGATATTCTGCCCCAGATTCATTTGAATCTGAGAAAAAAGAACATCATAATGCGATTAAAGAATTGCAAATAAAATTTTGGGAAACAGCAAAATCTCATCACATCTCTTTGCCTGAAGGTTATCCATCATTACCAACTATCCGTAAGGATCTGGAATATTTAAGGCAACGCGGTATCTTAGATAAACGAATGTATCGTTGGGGCTATTATGTTGGCACAGGAGTTATGAGCTTAGATGAACTCCAATCAGCTCTCAATGCGTTATCCTCACAAGCTCAATATCAAGGAGATGCTCAATCTAGACGTATTTATGAAACTGTAACCAAGAGATTAAAGGGCATAGACCTAGAAAACCAAGGTAAATTTCTCTATCCAATTAGGCAAACACTCAATCGTTCAGTTGGTCATACAGATCCAGAAGAGATGATTAGACTGGGTGAGAACCAGAACAATCTTTTTCACAAAATAGAAACAGTGGAAGCCGCAATCATGAATGGGCACGCTATTGAAATACATCGCACTAAAGACTCCTATGGCACTGGTCGAATTGGCTACTTACAGGTTTTCCCATTGCAATTAATTTATTACGATATCGCTTGGTATATTATTTACGAATACTGCGACAATAATCATTTAGCGATTAGAAGAGTTAATAGATTTACAAATTATTGTAAAGTTCTAAGCAGCAAAACCCGCACTATAAATGAACAACACAAGAGACTTCAAGATGCTCATAAATTGCGCGAAAATGGATGGGGATTATATCTAGGATCAGTTGAAGAGCAACAACAAGAATTAGTAGGCAAGTCTATATTTGAAACCGTGAAAGTAAGATTTTTCCCGCCAGCAATAGATTTTATTATGGAAGGTGATCGCCGCCATGCTAAGCACAAAATTATTAAAGGATATAAAGATAAGAGAACAGGTCAGCCAACTTATGTCGATTATATTATCAAGCTACCAGAAAGATCTTTTAAAGAGTTTAGTCTTTGGGTATTTCGTCATATGAACTACGCTCAAGTTATGGCTCCCAGTAAGTTAGTTCAAGTCCATAAGGAAGCTGCACAGAAATTATTGGAAAGATATCAGAAAGATTCTTGCTGTAAATAA